One Streptomyces sp. ML-6 genomic region harbors:
- a CDS encoding S8 family serine peptidase, whose protein sequence is MAAAVALAAGMTSPAVAQSDTTRPTGTKSPAQHRLTLITGDLVTVDAKGRVIGFRAAKGREHIPVQRRVHDGHTLLVPADAHRLISSGKLDRRLFDITELSRAENRRAQKSGLKLIVSYRGAKAATAKAEVHDAGSTRVARTLKTLNAESVVTPQRDAGDIWQALTSKTSRGGRLTTAAGIDRVWLDGVRRASLDKSVPQIGTPAAWKAGYTGKGVKIAVLDTGVDATHPDLKGQILATKNFTSSPDAKDRVGHGTHVSSIAAGTGAKSGGKFKGVAPDAKLLEGKVLDDDGFGDDSGILAGIEWAVAQGADIVNLSLGGSDTPEIDPLEAAVNKLSADKGVLFAIAAGNEGPDAGTVGSPGSADAALTVGAVDDKDALAEFSSRGPRLGDSAIKPDVTAPGVDITAAAAPGSAIDQEVGQNPPGYLTISGTSMATPHVAGAAALLKQQHPEWKYAELKGALTASTKPGAYTPFEQGTGRISVDRAIAQTVVAEPASLSFGLQQWPHTDDTPVTKQVTYRNLGTSDVTLDLAVTATGPKGKPAPAGFFTLGADKVTVPAGGTADVPLTVNTKLGGTADGVYSAYVVGTGGGQSIRTAAAVEREVESYDVTVKSIGRDGKPAEFAETDLFGLSGTALDQWFSPTSTDGTAKIRVPKGRYALNETVTVDPEDYSKGADWLAHPKLDVTKNLTVTLDARKAKPVNITVPAAGAKSLLAAPDLQFTTKDTSYSYGWLLDTYKNFRTAHFGPKVTDGSLSQQWLGSWSKGASTRYDIMAGGPVTQAATGFERKYTTGQLAKVGLTLGSPAKGKTGEVAAWATLPGSSGGWTNWTLHKIPGNVTAYVSTADKVKWGFDFGQNGELDEDGYPVVEAQYSLGAPQPLKAGKSYTKKVNTAVFGPAVTSEYGIIRDGNDLVGMLPLVTDGQGNLGGSAYSSAKTVLYRNGKKFARNEDPLTGGTPFAVPSGAADYRLTTSMRRSAALSPVSTRIDASWTFRSKRTSGPTMLPVSTVRFTPNVTADSRVTAGRTASVPVTVQGAAAGKNLKSLTVYVSYDGGKTWKKSAVKKGKLSVKNPAKGKSISYRADVTDKKGNKSSVSIYHAYFGK, encoded by the coding sequence ATGGCAGCCGCCGTGGCGCTCGCGGCCGGGATGACCAGCCCGGCCGTCGCCCAGTCCGACACCACCCGGCCCACCGGCACCAAGTCCCCGGCCCAGCACCGGCTGACGCTGATCACCGGTGACCTCGTCACGGTGGACGCCAAGGGCCGGGTCATCGGCTTCCGCGCCGCGAAGGGACGCGAGCACATACCCGTGCAGCGCCGGGTGCACGACGGGCACACCCTGCTCGTCCCGGCCGACGCACACCGGCTGATCAGCTCCGGGAAGCTGGACCGCCGGCTGTTCGACATCACCGAGCTGAGCCGGGCGGAGAACCGCCGGGCCCAGAAGTCGGGCCTGAAGCTGATCGTCTCCTACCGGGGCGCGAAGGCCGCCACCGCGAAGGCCGAGGTCCACGACGCCGGTTCCACCCGGGTCGCCCGGACCCTGAAGACGCTGAACGCCGAGTCGGTGGTCACCCCGCAGCGCGACGCCGGGGACATCTGGCAGGCGCTGACCAGCAAGACCTCCCGCGGCGGCCGGCTCACCACCGCCGCCGGGATCGACCGGGTCTGGCTGGACGGCGTGCGCAGGGCGAGCCTCGACAAGAGCGTCCCGCAGATCGGCACCCCGGCCGCGTGGAAGGCCGGTTACACCGGGAAGGGCGTCAAGATCGCCGTCCTGGACACCGGAGTGGACGCCACCCACCCCGACCTCAAGGGCCAGATCCTCGCCACGAAGAACTTCACCTCCTCCCCCGACGCCAAGGACCGGGTCGGCCACGGCACCCACGTCTCGTCGATCGCGGCCGGTACGGGCGCCAAGTCGGGCGGCAAGTTCAAGGGCGTGGCCCCGGACGCCAAGCTCCTGGAGGGCAAGGTCCTCGACGACGACGGCTTCGGCGACGACTCCGGCATCCTGGCCGGGATCGAGTGGGCGGTCGCGCAGGGCGCCGACATCGTCAACCTGAGCCTCGGCGGCAGCGACACCCCCGAGATCGACCCGCTGGAGGCGGCGGTCAACAAGCTGTCGGCCGACAAGGGCGTCCTGTTCGCCATCGCGGCGGGCAACGAGGGCCCCGACGCCGGCACCGTCGGTTCCCCCGGCAGTGCGGACGCCGCGCTGACCGTCGGCGCCGTCGACGACAAGGACGCCCTGGCGGAGTTCTCCAGCCGCGGCCCGCGCCTGGGCGACAGCGCGATCAAGCCCGACGTCACCGCCCCCGGCGTGGACATCACGGCCGCCGCCGCCCCCGGTTCCGCCATCGACCAGGAGGTCGGGCAGAACCCGCCGGGCTACCTGACGATCTCCGGCACGTCGATGGCGACCCCGCACGTCGCGGGCGCCGCCGCGCTCCTCAAGCAGCAGCATCCGGAGTGGAAGTACGCCGAGCTCAAGGGCGCGCTCACCGCCTCGACAAAGCCGGGCGCGTACACCCCGTTCGAGCAGGGCACGGGCCGGATCTCCGTCGACCGGGCGATCGCCCAGACCGTCGTCGCCGAGCCGGCCTCGCTGAGCTTCGGCCTCCAGCAGTGGCCGCACACCGACGACACCCCGGTCACCAAGCAGGTGACGTACCGCAACCTCGGCACCAGTGACGTCACCCTCGACCTCGCGGTCACCGCGACCGGCCCGAAGGGCAAGCCCGCCCCGGCCGGCTTCTTCACCCTCGGCGCCGACAAGGTCACCGTCCCCGCGGGCGGCACCGCCGACGTGCCGCTGACCGTGAACACCAAGCTCGGCGGCACCGCCGACGGCGTCTACTCCGCGTACGTCGTCGGGACCGGCGGCGGCCAGAGCATCCGCACGGCGGCCGCAGTCGAGCGCGAGGTCGAGTCGTACGACGTCACCGTCAAGAGCATCGGGCGCGACGGCAAGCCGGCCGAGTTCGCCGAGACCGACCTCTTCGGCCTCTCGGGCACGGCGCTCGACCAGTGGTTCTCCCCGACGAGCACCGACGGTACGGCAAAGATCCGGGTCCCCAAGGGCCGTTACGCGCTGAACGAGACCGTCACCGTCGACCCCGAGGACTACTCCAAGGGCGCCGACTGGCTGGCCCATCCGAAGCTGGACGTCACCAAGAACCTCACCGTGACGCTCGACGCGCGCAAGGCCAAGCCGGTGAACATCACCGTGCCCGCCGCCGGGGCGAAGTCCCTGCTGGCCGCGCCCGACCTCCAGTTCACGACCAAGGACACCAGCTACTCCTACGGCTGGCTCCTCGACACGTACAAGAACTTCCGCACCGCGCACTTCGGCCCGAAGGTGACCGACGGCTCGCTCTCCCAGCAGTGGCTCGGCAGCTGGTCCAAGGGTGCCTCCACCCGGTACGACATCATGGCCGGCGGCCCGGTGACGCAGGCGGCCACCGGTTTCGAGCGGAAGTACACCACCGGCCAGCTGGCCAAGGTCGGCCTCACCCTCGGCTCGCCCGCCAAGGGCAAGACCGGTGAGGTCGCCGCGTGGGCCACGCTGCCCGGCTCGAGCGGCGGCTGGACGAACTGGACCCTCCACAAGATCCCCGGCAACGTCACCGCCTACGTCTCCACCGCCGACAAGGTGAAGTGGGGCTTCGACTTCGGCCAGAACGGCGAACTCGACGAGGACGGCTACCCGGTGGTCGAGGCGCAGTACTCCCTCGGCGCCCCGCAGCCCCTCAAGGCGGGCAAGTCCTACACGAAGAAGGTCAACACCGCGGTGTTCGGCCCCGCGGTCACCTCCGAGTACGGCATCATCCGCGACGGCAACGACCTCGTCGGCATGCTGCCGCTGGTGACCGACGGACAGGGCAACCTCGGTGGTTCCGCCTACAGTTCGGCCAAGACGGTCCTGTACCGCAACGGCAAGAAGTTCGCCCGGAACGAGGACCCGCTGACGGGTGGCACCCCCTTCGCCGTGCCGTCCGGCGCCGCCGACTACCGGCTGACGACCTCGATGCGGCGCAGCGCGGCGCTCTCCCCGGTCTCCACCCGGATCGACGCGAGCTGGACCTTCCGCTCCAAGCGGACCTCGGGTCCGACCATGCTGCCGGTCTCCACGGTGCGGTTCACGCCCAACGTCACCGCGGACAGCCGGGTCACGGCCGGCCGGACCGCTTCCGTGCCCGTGACGGTGCAGGGCGCCGCCGCCGGCAAGAACCTCAAGTCGCTGACGGTGTACGTCAGTTACGACGGCGGCAAGACGTGGAAGAAGTCCGCCGTGAAGAAGGGCAAGCTCTCCGTGAAGAACCCGGCGAAGGGGAAGTCCATCTCCTACCGGGCCGATGTCACGGACAAGAAGGGCAACAAGTCGTCGGTGTCGATCTACCACGCCTACTTCGGCAAGTGA
- a CDS encoding STAS domain-containing protein has product MTPIVFVVTGRVTRDAVPGLCAELEALLHGPDGAARDPDAGVDCDVGGVVRADLALVEAVARLVLVARRTGGRRLRLRNASPELRNLLDLVGLAEVMDVTSDAGATDARGARDANRGTGAAETAG; this is encoded by the coding sequence ATGACCCCGATCGTTTTCGTCGTCACCGGCCGCGTCACCAGGGACGCGGTGCCGGGACTCTGTGCCGAGCTGGAGGCGCTGCTGCACGGCCCCGACGGCGCCGCCCGCGACCCGGACGCCGGGGTGGACTGCGACGTGGGCGGGGTCGTACGGGCGGACCTGGCCCTGGTCGAGGCGGTGGCGCGACTGGTGCTCGTCGCACGCCGGACGGGCGGCCGAAGGCTACGGCTGCGCAACGCGTCCCCGGAACTGCGGAACCTGCTGGACCTGGTGGGACTGGCCGAGGTGATGGACGTGACGAGCGATGCGGGCGCAACTGACGCAAGGGGCGCGCGGGACGCGAACCGCGGGACGGGCGCGGCGGAGACCGCGGGCTGA
- a CDS encoding sigma-70 family RNA polymerase sigma factor, whose protein sequence is MSDLTATTDIDSRLEGHRVELTGYCYRMLGSAFEAEDAVQDTLVRAWRNFEKFEGRSSLRSWLYRIATNVCLDMLKAGSKRARPVDLTGPTPLARAALNPLPENTWLEPMPDGRILPTVADPAEAAVARESVRLAFVAALQHLPPKQRAVLILREVLAWKASEVAELLDTSVASVNSALQRARATLTEQEGKTADTANPLDEEQRKLLERYVAAFEGYDMAALTALLHEDAVMTMPPFDLWLQGHDDITGFMLSIGAGCAGSRLVPTSANGTPAFAHYKPNPEGPGFVPWAVQVIDISEGSITGMHCFLDTPRWFPLFGLPDHLDGDAAV, encoded by the coding sequence ATGAGTGATCTGACGGCGACGACGGACATCGACAGCCGTCTGGAGGGGCACCGGGTCGAGCTGACCGGCTACTGCTACCGGATGCTCGGCTCGGCCTTCGAGGCGGAGGACGCCGTGCAGGACACGCTGGTGCGTGCCTGGCGGAACTTCGAGAAGTTCGAGGGGCGTTCCTCGCTGCGGTCCTGGCTGTACCGCATCGCCACCAACGTCTGTCTGGACATGCTGAAAGCGGGCAGCAAGCGGGCCCGTCCCGTCGACCTGACGGGGCCGACGCCGCTCGCCCGGGCAGCGCTCAACCCGCTGCCGGAGAACACCTGGCTGGAGCCGATGCCGGACGGCCGCATCCTGCCGACGGTGGCCGACCCGGCGGAGGCCGCCGTGGCGCGGGAGTCGGTGCGGCTGGCGTTCGTCGCCGCGCTCCAGCACCTGCCGCCCAAGCAGCGGGCCGTGCTGATCCTGCGCGAGGTGCTGGCCTGGAAGGCGAGCGAGGTCGCCGAGCTGCTGGACACCTCGGTGGCCTCCGTCAACAGCGCCCTCCAGCGGGCCCGGGCCACCCTCACGGAGCAGGAGGGGAAGACCGCGGACACCGCGAATCCGCTCGACGAGGAGCAGCGCAAGCTCCTGGAGCGGTACGTGGCGGCCTTCGAGGGCTACGACATGGCGGCGCTGACCGCGCTGCTCCACGAGGACGCGGTGATGACCATGCCGCCGTTCGACCTCTGGCTCCAGGGGCACGACGACATCACCGGCTTCATGCTCTCCATCGGCGCGGGCTGCGCGGGCTCCCGCCTGGTGCCGACGTCCGCCAACGGCACCCCGGCGTTCGCCCACTACAAGCCGAATCCGGAAGGCCCCGGGTTCGTGCCGTGGGCGGTGCAGGTCATCGACATCTCGGAGGGCTCCATCACCGGGATGCACTGCTTCCTGGACACGCCGCGCTGGTTCCCGCTCTTCGGGCTGCCGGACCACCTCGACGGCGACGCGGCGGTGTGA
- a CDS encoding L,D-transpeptidase family protein, with the protein MGVTGNIRGVRLRRGIALTVAGLASVPALVIGTGGSAQAASCTKSTGPYQKQVEKYLHRPVDGKQSSADCKAIRSFQSTYGVTPTIGYAGPVTWRTMKTLTAQKAAGKNPNKDKKCPTNKGRIACVDLTRQLSWIQDGSKLKFGPVPVRTGRNGYETRTGSKKIYWRNIDHVSSIYHVAMPYAQFFDGGQAFHSVGVKMWNPPGSHGCVNMRPADAKSYWKLLRNGDDVHVYGRKPGT; encoded by the coding sequence ATGGGAGTCACGGGGAACATACGGGGAGTACGGCTGCGGCGCGGCATCGCGCTGACGGTCGCGGGGCTGGCCTCGGTGCCCGCCCTGGTCATCGGTACCGGCGGGTCGGCGCAGGCGGCGTCCTGCACGAAGTCCACCGGGCCGTACCAGAAGCAGGTCGAGAAGTACCTCCACCGGCCGGTCGACGGCAAGCAGTCGTCCGCCGACTGCAAGGCGATCCGGTCGTTCCAGAGCACGTACGGCGTCACCCCCACCATCGGGTACGCGGGGCCGGTCACCTGGCGCACGATGAAGACGCTCACCGCCCAGAAGGCGGCCGGAAAGAACCCGAACAAGGACAAGAAGTGCCCCACCAACAAGGGGCGCATCGCCTGCGTCGACCTGACCCGGCAGCTGAGCTGGATCCAGGACGGCAGCAAGCTGAAGTTCGGCCCCGTGCCGGTGCGGACCGGGCGCAACGGGTACGAGACCCGCACCGGGTCCAAGAAGATCTACTGGCGGAACATCGACCACGTCTCGTCGATCTACCACGTGGCCATGCCGTACGCGCAGTTCTTCGACGGCGGGCAGGCGTTCCACTCGGTGGGCGTGAAGATGTGGAACCCGCCGGGGTCGCACGGCTGCGTCAACATGCGGCCCGCCGACGCGAAGTCGTACTGGAAGTTGCTGCGGAACGGCGACGACGTCCACGTGTACGGGCGCAAGCCCGGCACCTGA
- a CDS encoding MFS transporter: MPPASTGASTLVVAASSQPSPAAATAAPAAPAATDRLEPGRPGYRRMSFALFAAGVATFALLYSTQALLPAVSASFGATAGQASWTVSAATGALALCVLPLSALSERFGRRQMMTASLTVAVLVGLLVPFAPSLGWLIALRAVQGAALAGLPASAMAYLAEEVRPKALVAAIGLFVAGNSIGGMSGRIVTGWIAQLWGWRAALGAVGLMALACAVIFHFMIPRARHFTPGTLNPKALARTVGGHLADPLLRRLYAIGALFMTVFGAVYTVIGYRLVEAPFNLPQGVVGSIFLVYLVGTVSSAAAGKLVARLGRRGALYLAVSTTAAGLLLSLADRLAAVLLGLVLITAGFFAGHAVASSSVSRTATKGRAQASALYQSAYYLGSSAGGTLGAVAFHAGGWAGTVALGLFAVLGVVSITLYGSRAARAERLRTSPVTAVRA, from the coding sequence ATGCCTCCTGCCAGTACCGGGGCGTCCACGCTCGTCGTGGCCGCCTCGTCCCAGCCGTCCCCCGCCGCCGCCACCGCCGCGCCCGCCGCGCCCGCCGCGACGGATCGTCTCGAACCCGGCCGCCCCGGCTACCGCCGGATGAGCTTCGCGCTCTTCGCCGCAGGCGTCGCGACCTTCGCGCTCCTCTACTCCACCCAGGCCCTGCTGCCCGCCGTCTCCGCCTCCTTCGGCGCCACGGCCGGCCAGGCCAGCTGGACGGTCTCCGCCGCGACGGGTGCGCTGGCCCTGTGCGTACTGCCACTGAGCGCGCTCTCCGAGCGGTTCGGGCGGCGGCAGATGATGACCGCGTCGCTGACGGTCGCCGTACTGGTCGGGCTGCTCGTGCCCTTCGCCCCCTCGCTGGGCTGGCTGATCGCGCTGCGCGCCGTCCAGGGCGCGGCACTGGCCGGACTGCCCGCCTCCGCGATGGCGTACCTGGCGGAGGAGGTACGGCCGAAGGCGCTGGTCGCCGCGATCGGACTGTTCGTGGCCGGCAACAGCATCGGCGGCATGAGCGGCCGCATCGTCACCGGCTGGATCGCCCAGCTGTGGGGCTGGCGGGCGGCGCTCGGCGCGGTCGGGCTGATGGCCCTGGCCTGCGCGGTGATCTTCCACTTCATGATCCCCCGGGCCCGGCACTTCACCCCCGGGACGCTGAACCCGAAGGCCCTCGCCAGGACCGTGGGCGGCCACCTCGCCGACCCGCTGCTGCGCCGACTGTACGCGATCGGCGCACTGTTCATGACGGTGTTCGGCGCGGTCTACACGGTGATCGGCTACCGCCTGGTGGAGGCGCCGTTCAACCTCCCGCAGGGTGTCGTCGGCTCGATCTTCCTGGTCTACCTCGTCGGTACGGTCTCCTCCGCCGCGGCCGGCAAGCTGGTCGCCCGGCTCGGCCGCCGGGGGGCGCTGTACCTGGCCGTCTCCACCACCGCCGCCGGGCTGCTCCTCTCCCTCGCCGACCGGCTGGCCGCCGTGCTCCTCGGCCTGGTCCTGATCACGGCGGGCTTCTTCGCCGGGCACGCGGTCGCCTCCTCGTCCGTGAGCCGTACGGCGACCAAGGGCCGCGCCCAGGCGTCGGCGCTCTACCAGTCCGCGTACTACCTGGGCTCCAGCGCGGGCGGCACGCTCGGCGCGGTCGCCTTCCACGCGGGCGGCTGGGCCGGGACCGTGGCGCTGGGGCTGTTCGCGGTGCTCGGCGTCGTGTCGATCACGCTGTACGGCTCGCGGGCCGCCCGCGCCGAACGGCTCCGGACCTCGCCGGTGACAGCCGTACGGGCCTGA
- a CDS encoding LysR family transcriptional regulator has product MVHEHSSRPRLSPGSYEEDIRAVLAPRLAHFAAVARHEHVTRAAQELGVPQSTLSRAMVRLEQDLGVALFARKGRTVSLTPAGRTFLGSAERALAEVEKAADSVRADADPATGKVAFGFLHTMGSETVPALIRAFRADHPRVRFQLVQNYGEAMLERLRAGGLDLCLTSPVPDAPDLVARRLDEQRLRLVVPDDHRLAGRRRIRLAEAADEKFVTLEPGYGLRRITDDLCAEAGFTPRVAFEGEEAETLRGLVAAGLGVALLPPPAVARPGVVELTVTAPRAAREIGVAWLDGHPDTPPVAAFKRFLLSRRGHLLPD; this is encoded by the coding sequence ATGGTGCATGAACACAGCTCACGGCCTCGGCTGTCACCGGGTAGTTACGAAGAAGACATCCGCGCCGTGCTCGCACCGCGCCTGGCCCACTTCGCGGCGGTGGCCCGCCACGAACACGTCACGCGCGCCGCGCAGGAACTCGGCGTCCCGCAGTCGACGCTGTCGCGGGCGATGGTCAGGCTCGAACAGGACCTGGGCGTCGCCCTGTTCGCCCGCAAGGGCCGCACGGTCTCGCTCACCCCGGCGGGCCGCACCTTCCTCGGCTCCGCCGAGCGGGCCCTGGCCGAGGTGGAGAAGGCCGCCGACTCGGTCCGGGCCGACGCCGACCCGGCCACCGGCAAGGTCGCCTTCGGTTTCCTGCACACCATGGGCTCGGAGACCGTCCCCGCCCTCATCCGCGCCTTCCGCGCCGACCACCCCCGGGTCCGCTTCCAGCTCGTGCAGAACTACGGCGAGGCAATGCTCGAACGCCTCCGGGCCGGCGGCCTCGACCTCTGCCTCACCTCACCGGTCCCGGACGCCCCCGACCTGGTCGCCCGCCGCCTGGACGAACAGCGCCTGCGCCTCGTCGTCCCCGACGACCACCGCCTCGCCGGCCGCCGCCGGATCCGCCTCGCGGAGGCCGCCGACGAAAAGTTCGTCACCCTGGAACCGGGCTACGGCCTGCGCCGGATCACCGACGACCTGTGCGCCGAGGCGGGCTTCACCCCCCGGGTGGCCTTCGAGGGCGAGGAGGCGGAAACCCTCCGCGGCCTGGTGGCCGCCGGCCTGGGCGTGGCCCTTCTCCCCCCTCCGGCGGTGGCCCGCCCCGGAGTCGTCGAACTGACGGTCACGGCCCCGAGAGCCGCCCGCGAAATCGGCGTCGCCTGGCTCGACGGCCACCCCGACACCCCACCGGTGGCCGCCTTCAAACGCTTCCTCCTGTCCCGCCGGGGACACCTGCTGCCGGACTGA
- a CDS encoding alpha/beta hydrolase encodes MAQRALPLPAARLGRAVRTAGAPTAVSGVVLLLPDGEADSYRRPSPVSYALQLPLARSLARAGREDGLVTHVVRYRCHGWNATAAHLAADAEWAADEVVRRYGDVPVCLAGHGMGGRAALRAGGHPAVNSVLAMAPWLPEDETDHPEPVKHLLGRQVLLVHGTNDARTDPELSFRLAERAKKTNRDTCRFEVHSDGHSLRQHRSEVSALATDFIRGSLFGHPYARPVADALAAPPPLGLRMPLAAGFGKSLRN; translated from the coding sequence ATGGCACAGCGCGCACTCCCCCTGCCTGCTGCGAGGCTGGGACGGGCCGTCAGGACGGCCGGAGCACCAACAGCGGTCAGCGGCGTGGTTCTGCTGCTCCCGGACGGCGAGGCCGACTCGTACCGCCGGCCCTCCCCCGTCTCCTACGCACTCCAACTCCCCCTGGCCCGATCCCTGGCCCGCGCGGGCCGCGAGGACGGCCTCGTCACGCACGTGGTGCGTTACCGCTGCCACGGCTGGAACGCGACGGCCGCCCACCTCGCGGCGGACGCCGAGTGGGCGGCGGACGAGGTCGTACGACGGTACGGCGACGTCCCCGTCTGCCTGGCCGGCCACGGCATGGGCGGCCGAGCGGCCCTCCGGGCGGGCGGCCACCCGGCGGTCAACTCCGTCCTCGCGATGGCCCCCTGGCTGCCGGAGGACGAAACCGACCACCCCGAACCGGTGAAGCACCTGCTCGGCCGCCAGGTCCTCCTCGTCCACGGCACCAACGACGCCCGCACGGACCCCGAACTCTCCTTCCGCCTGGCCGAACGCGCCAAGAAGACCAACCGCGACACCTGCCGCTTCGAGGTCCACTCGGACGGCCACTCCCTCCGCCAGCACCGCTCCGAAGTCTCGGCCCTGGCAACCGACTTCATCCGCGGCTCCCTCTTCGGCCACCCCTACGCCCGCCCGGTCGCCGACGCTTTGGCGGCCCCACCGCCACTGGGGCTGCGGATGCCGTTGGCGGCGGGGTTCGGGAAGTCCTTGCGAAACTGA
- a CDS encoding adenosine deaminase — MMSPTLHTPGQDQIRRAPKVLLHDHLDGGLRPGTIVDLARASGYDGLPETEPDKLGIWFREAADSGSLERYLETFAHTCAVMQTREALFRVAAECAEDLAADGVVYAEVRYAPEQHLEAGLSLEEVVEAVNEGFREGERRAREDGNRIRMGALLTAMRHAARSLEIAELANGYRDQGVVGFDIAGAEAGFPPTRHLDAFEYLKRENNHFTIHAGEAFGLPSIWQALQWCGADRLGHGVRIIDDIEVTDDGVKLGRLASYVRDKRIPLELCPTSNLQTGAAASYAEHPIGLLRKLHFRATVNTDNRLMSGTSMSKEFEKLTETFGYTLDDMQWFTVNAMKSAFIPFDERLAMINEVIKPGYAELKSEWLFEQTAATSVSSASTA, encoded by the coding sequence ATGATGAGCCCGACCCTTCACACGCCCGGCCAGGATCAGATCCGGCGTGCCCCCAAGGTCCTTCTCCACGACCATCTCGACGGTGGTCTGCGCCCGGGAACGATCGTCGACCTCGCCCGCGCGAGCGGCTACGACGGACTTCCCGAGACCGAGCCCGACAAGCTCGGCATCTGGTTCCGCGAGGCGGCCGACTCCGGGTCGCTGGAGCGCTACCTGGAGACGTTCGCCCACACCTGCGCCGTCATGCAGACCCGTGAGGCGCTGTTCCGGGTGGCCGCCGAGTGCGCCGAGGACCTCGCCGCGGACGGGGTCGTCTACGCCGAGGTGCGGTACGCCCCCGAGCAGCACCTGGAGGCCGGGCTGAGCCTCGAAGAGGTCGTCGAGGCGGTCAACGAGGGCTTCCGCGAGGGGGAGCGCAGGGCCCGCGAGGACGGCAACCGCATCCGGATGGGCGCGCTCCTGACCGCGATGCGGCACGCCGCCCGCTCCCTGGAGATCGCCGAGCTCGCCAACGGCTACCGCGACCAGGGCGTCGTCGGCTTCGACATCGCGGGCGCGGAGGCGGGCTTCCCGCCCACCCGCCACCTCGACGCCTTCGAGTACCTCAAGCGCGAGAACAACCACTTCACCATCCACGCCGGCGAGGCGTTCGGCCTGCCGTCGATCTGGCAGGCCCTCCAGTGGTGCGGCGCGGACCGGCTCGGTCACGGTGTCCGCATCATCGACGACATCGAGGTCACCGACGACGGCGTGAAGCTCGGCCGGCTCGCCTCCTACGTGCGGGACAAGCGCATCCCGCTGGAGCTGTGCCCGACCTCCAACCTGCAGACCGGTGCCGCCGCCTCGTACGCCGAGCACCCCATCGGGCTGCTGCGGAAGCTGCATTTCCGGGCCACCGTCAACACGGACAACCGGTTGATGAGCGGTACGAGCATGAGCAAGGAATTCGAGAAGCTGACCGAAACCTTCGGATACACACTCGACGACATGCAGTGGTTCACCGTCAATGCGATGAAGTCGGCATTCATTCCTTTCGATGAACGTCTGGCGATGATCAACGAGGTGATCAAGCCCGGATACGCCGAGCTGAAGTCCGAGTGGCTCTTCGAGCAGACCGCTGCGACCAGCGTTTCTTCCGCTTCCACTGCCTGA
- a CDS encoding PspC domain-containing protein, with translation MAALARPTDGRMIGGVCAALARRFGTSAGTMRIVFLASCLLPGPQCLLYLALWLFLPSEKTSSASAW, from the coding sequence ATGGCCGCACTTGCCCGCCCCACGGACGGACGCATGATCGGCGGAGTGTGCGCAGCGCTGGCACGGCGCTTCGGCACCTCCGCGGGGACCATGCGGATCGTCTTCCTGGCCTCCTGCCTGCTGCCGGGGCCGCAGTGCCTGCTCTACCTGGCGCTGTGGCTGTTCCTCCCGTCCGAGAAGACGTCGTCGGCCTCCGCCTGGTGA
- a CDS encoding VanZ family protein, with translation MRQGLEGLDGQTVIRFRGAGVSLLLAHLLFVGWLTLRPLDVPWMTASNLQPLAGIRADLSLGPVEATRRIGEGLLLLAPLGVLLPMAGGRLFVSPWASLARTVAAGALISLGIELAQTGVPGQVVDVDSLLLNTIGVAFAHLLVVPMCRARLRRKQERVGVLPRPGDEAAQGATPTIPRVGVAP, from the coding sequence GTGCGTCAAGGTCTGGAAGGTTTGGACGGCCAAACCGTTATCCGTTTCCGCGGGGCCGGGGTGTCTCTCCTCCTCGCGCATCTGCTGTTCGTCGGGTGGCTGACCCTGCGGCCGCTCGACGTGCCCTGGATGACTGCCTCGAATCTGCAACCCCTCGCCGGGATCAGAGCGGACCTGTCCCTCGGCCCCGTCGAGGCCACCCGCCGGATCGGCGAGGGACTGCTGCTGCTCGCCCCGCTCGGCGTACTGCTGCCGATGGCCGGGGGCCGGCTGTTCGTCTCCCCGTGGGCCTCGCTGGCCCGCACCGTCGCCGCGGGCGCGCTGATCTCGCTGGGCATCGAGCTGGCGCAGACCGGCGTGCCCGGCCAGGTCGTCGACGTCGACTCGCTGCTCCTGAACACCATCGGCGTGGCGTTCGCCCATCTGCTGGTGGTCCCCATGTGCCGGGCGCGGCTGCGCCGGAAGCAGGAGCGGGTCGGGGTGCTGCCCCGCCCCGGGGACGAGGCGGCTCAGGGGGCGACCCCGACGATTCCCAGGGTCGGGGTCGCCCCGTAG